The Chelonia mydas isolate rCheMyd1 chromosome 3, rCheMyd1.pri.v2, whole genome shotgun sequence genome includes a region encoding these proteins:
- the PDIA6 gene encoding LOW QUALITY PROTEIN: protein disulfide-isomerase A6 (The sequence of the model RefSeq protein was modified relative to this genomic sequence to represent the inferred CDS: inserted 1 base in 1 codon; deleted 1 base in 1 codon), whose translation MGMFGASGLLLGAVSCTFFLAATAYIHPVDDVIELTPTNFNKEVIQSDSLWLVEFYAPWCGHCQRLTPEWKKAATALKGVVKVGAVDADKHQSLGGQYGVRGFPTIKIFGSNKNKAEDYQGGRTSEAIVDAALSTLRSLVKDRLSGRSGGYSSGKQSSRESGGGDKKDVIELTDDSFDKNVVNSDDVWLVEFYAPWCGHCKNLEPEWAAAATEVKEQTKGKVKLAAVDATVNQMLASRYGIRGFPTIKIFQKGEDPVDYDGGRTRSDIVARALDLFSESXPQPELLEIIDENIVKSTCDAHQLCVIAVLPHILDTGAAGRNSYLEVMLKMADKYKRKCGGKWLWTEAGAQSELENSLGIGGFGYPAMAAVNARKMKFALLKGSFSEQGINEFLRELSFGRGSTAPVGGGGFPKINTVEPWDGKDGELPVEDDIDLSDVDLEDWDKDEL comes from the exons GAGCTGTGAGCTGCACATTCTTCCTGGCAGCTACAGCCTATATTCATCCAGTGGATGATGTGATAGAGCTAACACCAACAAATTTCAACAAGGAAGTCATTCAGAGCGACAGTTTATGGCTGGTAGAATTCTACGCACCATG gTGTGGTCACTGTCAACGACTAACTCCTGAATGGAAGAAAGCAGCGACAGCATTAAAA ggTGTTGTGAAAGTTGGTGCAGTTGATGCAGATAAGCATCAGTCCCTAGGTGGTCAGTACGGTGTTCGAGGATTTCCAACTATCAAGATATTTGGATCCAACAAGAACAAAGCAGAAGATTACCAGG GTGGCAGAACAAGTGAAGCTATTGTTGATGCTGCTTTAAGTACTCTTCGATCACTGGTGAAGGATCGTCTTAGTGGCAGAAGTGGAGGATATAGTTCTGGAAAGCAG AGTAGCCGAGAAAGTGGAGGCGGTGATAAAAAGGATGTGATTGAACTGACTGATGACAGCTTTGATAAGAACGTTGTGAATAGTGATGACGTTTGGCTGGTAGAGTTTTATGCCCCATGGTGTGGACACTGCAAAAA TCTGGAGCCAGAATGGGCAGCTGCTGCCACAGAAGTGAAAGAACAAACCAAGGGAAAAGTAAAACTGGCAGCTGTAGATGCTACAGTGAATCAGATGTTAGCCAGCCGATATGGG ATCCGTGGATTTCCCACAATCAAGATCTTTCAGAAAGGGGAAGACCCTGTTGATTATGATGGTGGAAGAACAAGATCTGATATAGTTGCTCGAGCTCTGGATCTTTTTTCTGAAA GCCCACAACCTGAGCTGCTAGAG attattgatgaaaatattgtgAAGAGTACCTGCGATGCCCACCAGCTCTGTGTCATTGCTGTGTTGCCTCATATTCTTGATACAG GAGCTGCGGGTAGAAATTCGTACTTGGAAGTCATGTTAAAAATGGCAgacaaatacaaaagaaaatgtgGGGGTAA gtgGCTGTGGACAGAGGCTGGAGCTCAGTCTGAGCTTGAAAACTCATTGGGAATTGGAGGATTTGGGTACCCAGCAATGGCAGCAGTCAATGCACGGAAGATGAAATTTGCACTCTTGAAAGGATCTTTC AGTGAACAGGGGATTAATGAATTTCTCag GGAGCTCTCCTTCGGTCGAGGATCAACTGCACCAGTAGGTGGTGGGGGTTTCCCTAAAATTAACACAGTTGAGCCGTGGGATGGCAAAGATGGTGAG CTTCCAGTTGAAGATGACATTGATCTGAGTGATGTGGATCTCGAAGACTGGGATAAAGACGAATTGTGA
- the ATP6V1C2 gene encoding V-type proton ATPase subunit C 2, with product MSEFWLISAPGDKVNLQALERMNTVTSKANLSSNNKFLIPDLKVGTLDALVGLSDELGKLDSSAESVIKKVAQYIGEVMEDSKDKVQENLLANGVDLISYLTRFEWDMAKYPIKQPLKNISEALAKQITQIETDLKSRTAAYNNIKGNLQSLERKTVGSLLTRTLADIVNKEDFVLNSEYLITLLVVVPKSNYAQWQKTYESLSNMVVPRSTKMIAEDAEGGLFTVTLFRKVMDDFKAKARENRFMVREFYFDEKELKCEKEEMIKLASDKKQQYGPLLRWLKVNFSEAFVAWIHVKALRVFVESVLRYGLPVNFQAMLLQPSKKSVKRLRDVLNAVFKHLDEVAAASILDMSMDIPGLQLSNQEYYPYVYFKIDLSLLDYS from the exons ATGTCGGAGTTCTGGTTAATTTCTGCACCGGGGGATAAAGTAAATCTGCAAGCCCTGGAGAGAATGAACACAGTGACATCCAAAGCCAACCTGTCCAGCAACAATAAATTCCTCATCCCAGACCTCAAG GTGGGGACATTGGATGCTCTTGTTGGTCTCTCAGATGAGTTGGGAAAACTTGATAGCTCTGCTGAAAG CGTAATAAAGAAAGTAGCACAGTACATAGGAGAGGTTATGGAGGACTCGAAAGATAAAGTCCAGGAGAATCTTCTGGCCAATGGAG TTGACCTAATTAGTTACCTGACCCGGTTTGAGTGGGACATGGCCAAATATCCCATAAAGCAGCCACTGAAGAATATTTCAGAAGCATTAGCAAAG CAAATCACACAAATAGAAACAGACCTGAAGTCCCGAACAGCAGCGTACAACAACATTAAAGGAAATTTGCAAAGCCTGGAAAGAAAAACTGT gggAAGTCTGTTAACTCGTACTTTAGCTGATATAGTGAACAAAGAAGACTTTGTGCTGAATTCAGAATATCTCATCACTCTTCTCGTTGTAGTTCCAAA ATCAAACTATGCACAATGGCAAAAAACATATGAATCCCTCTCCAATATGGTAGTGCCTCGATCCACAAA AATGATTGCTGAGGATGCGGAGGGAGGACTCTTCACTGTGACACTGTTTAGAAAAGTGATGGATGATTTCAAAGCCAAAGCGAGAGAAAACAG gtTCATGGTCCGAGAATTTTATTTTGATGAGAAAGAACTGAAATGTGAAAAGGAAGAAATGATTAAATTAGCTTCTGATAAGAAACAACAATAT GGGCCACTACTGCGCTGGCTGAAAGTAAACTTCAGTGAAGCATTTGTGGCTTGGATTCACGTAAAAGCCCTGAGAGTTTTTGTTGAATCtgtcctgag GTATGGCCTACCCGTGAATTTCCAGGCAATGCTGCTGCAGCCCAGCAAGAAGTCTGTAAAACGCCTCAGAGATGTTCTAAATGCAGTCTTCAAACACCTGGACGAAGTAGCAGCAGCAAGTATATTGGAT ATGAGCATGGACATTCCTGGTTTACAACTGAGCAATCAAGAATACTATCCTTATGTCTATTTCAAGATCGACCTCAGTCTTCTTGATTACagttaa